The window GTAACGGAAGTCTCCGTCCTGGAAAACACAACGGGGGATGACGCCCTTGGGGAGATTGCGCTCCAGGAAGCCCGCCAGATGAAATTTCTCCCGCCCGTAAGGGATTGTGAGCCTCAGCCCTTCACGTATACCTACCGAAGAACGTTCTGATTCCGGCCCGGGTGAACCCGGGACCCCCTTCCTTCGTATCACATGTCGTGAAATCCCCAGGAGGTATCCAATGAAAAAGTTTCTTGCCGTTCTCATGCTGGTAGCGGCGTTGCCGCTGTTCGGCCTGACCCTGCCCAAATTGTCCATCGAATCCTATACGCTGGACAATGGGCTTACAGTCTATCTCTACCAGGACCACTCCACGCCGATCGTTGGAATCAACGTCAACTACAAGGTGGGGTCCAAGAATGAGGCACCTGGAGGACATGGTTTTGCCCACCTCTTTGAGCACATGATGTTCCAGGGCTCGAAAAACTTTGACGATGACTACTTCAATGCGCTCCAGGACGTTGGGGGATATGTAAACGGAGCGACGAACCAGGACCGGACCCGGTACCTGGAAATCGTTCCCTCCAACTACCTGGAACGGGCCCTCTGGCTGGAAGCCGATCGGATGGGCTTTCTCCTCGATGCCATGACACAGGAGAAGCTGGACAACCAGATTTCTGTCGTTGTCAATGAAAAGAGACAGAATTACGACGATGCTCCGTATGGAAAATCCTATGGAGAAATGCTGTCCATTCTCTATCCTTCAGATCATCCCTATTCCTGGAGCACCATTGGCAGCCAGGAAGATCTTGAAGCTTCCACCATGGATGATGTAAAGGACTTTTTCCGGACCTACTACACACCCTCCAACGCGACGCTCTGCATCGCGGGAGACTTCGATCCGGCGGAAGCCAAACGCCTCGTGGAAAAGTATTTTGCTTCCCTTCCTCCGGGAACGCCTGTTGCGTACACGGCTTCCTGGGTACCCGGGTTTGACAGCCTCAAACGGCGCGTCATGAAGGACCGTGTCAACCTGGCCCGGATCACGATGGTATGGCCCACGGTCCCGCTCTATGCGGCCAATGACGCCGAGCTGGATCTGCTTGCACGCATCTTCGGTCAGGGCACGACCTCCCGGCTCTATCAGAGCGTCCTGAAGGAAAAGGGCCTCGTGTCCGACATCATGGCGTACCACAGTTCCGGACAGCTTGCGGGGTATTTTGCCGTTGTGGCCACGGCGCTTCCGGGTAAGGATCTCGCGGAGATTGAAAAGGCGGTTCTGGAAGAACTCCAGATTCTCCTGAAGGACGGAGTGACGGCTGAAGAACTTTCCCAGGCAAAGACCGTCTATGAAGCCTCCTTTGTGAGAGCCCTCGAGAACGTGGGCGGTTTTGGCGGAATCTCCGACCAGATCACGGCCTACGATCACTATCTGGGAAAACCCGACATGTTTCAGTGGGACCTGGATCGGTATACCGCCATCGATCTAAAGGGAATCATGGATGCTTCCCGTCCCTACCTGACGGCGCCCTACGGTGTGGTCGAAGTCCATCCCTACGGGAACCTGGTGGCTGCGGAAGACACCGTGGACCGTTCTATCAAGCCCGAAGGAACCAGGGCTCCCAAACTTCAAATTCCCACCCCCAATTCTTTCACGCTGAGCAACGGACTCAAGGTTCTTGCTCTCTCCCATACGGAGCTTCCCCTCGCTTCCGTACATCTGATCCTTCCCGTAGGTTCGGCTGCCGATCCGGGAGCAAAGCCCGGTGTCGCCAACCTGACCGGAGAGATGCTCATGGAAGGGACCAGGACAAAGACAGCCAAGGAGATTCAGGAAAAACTGGACGCAATCGGTACGAATCTTTCCATCGGCGTCGATCGTGATGCGACCATTGCCCGCATGTCTTCCCTCACGGACAACCTGCCTGAATCTCTTACGATTCTCTTCGATGTGATCGAGGATCCTGTCTTCCCTCAAAAGGAATTGGATATTCTCAAAAAGCAGCTCCAGTCCCAGTTCCTTCGTATGCAGGATTCGATGTATGCCATGGCCTCCGCCACTCTCTATCACAACCTGTACACCGGACACCCGTACGGCAACCTGACGATGGGAACCCCAGCAGTCCTGGAAACGCTGACGGTGGACGATCTCAAGGCCTTCCATGACGCCTACTATCAGCCCGGTATTGCGACCCTGGTCTATGTGGGCCCGCACTCACCCGAAGAGTTGAAATCTCTCCTGCAGCCCTTTGTGAAATCGTGGAAGGGGAAGGATGTCAAGCTTCCGAAGCTTGATCCGGCAAAAGCCCCTTCAGGAAAGAAGATCTATCTCGTTGACAAACCGGGCAGTGCTCAATCGATGGTCGTGGTTGCAGCCCCGGGAATTGACCGTACCGATAAAGACTATGTCACGGCCACGCTCGCAAACCATCTGCTTGGCGGATACTTCATGAGCCGGCTGAATATGAATCTCCGTGAAGATAAGGGTTACACCTATGGCGCACGGAGCCGGTTTGCCACCTATCGCGTTCCCGGTCCCTGGACGGCCGGAGCTCCGGTCCAGGGTGACGCCACCGTACCCGCCCTCAACGAGATTTTTAAGGAAATCCAGGGCTTTCAGGGAGCGATTCCCGTTACCCAGGAGGAGTACGATCGCAGTAAGAACAATATGATCCTCTCCCTGCCGTCCCAGCTGGAATCTTCTTCCGATCTTGCCTATCAGCTTGATGACATCGCGCTCTACAACCTCCCGCTCGACACGATCAACAGGGAATATGACACGCTGAAAAAGGTCTCGTTGAAGCAAATGCTGGATTATGCGAAATCCTTCCTGGGTTCCGCCAATTTCCAGATCGTGGTGGTCGGAGACAAGGAAAAGCTCATGGACAGTCTGAAAGCCATGAATTTTGGTGATATTGTCCTCTGCGACCGTCTGGGTAACCCGATCAACTGATCCTCGAAATTAGTCCCATCACACTGAAAACGCCCCCACGGTTTCGTGGGGGCGCATTTTTTTACATCAAGGATAATTCAGGTAACGAAACTTCTTTTTTTCATTAGCTCGTCAATCGTGGCTGCAGCCTCCTCCGCCGCAGCAGGAGCCGGGATCACAGTACGGTCGGTCCGTCTGGCAGGGCATGGGTCTGTCTTTCATTGAATTCGGCCCTGAAGACACGTTTGAAACTGAAAAGATCTTGGCCATGTCCTTCGATCCGCATGCGGAGCATACAAGAGAATCCGGATCCTGACCCATAGAAACCAGGTGTTCATCGATATGGTTGCAGGATCTGCACTTATATTCATAAACGGGCACGGCATACCTCCTGGAACGGTATTGTATCACCCGGGAAGTTCATGAGATCACGCGAATGGTGTGAAGGATGGATAAGATCTGTTCGATATCTTCCGGAGTGTTCGTACAATGGGGGGAAAACCGCAGGATACCGGATCGGGCCGCGGCCCAGATATTGTGCTTCTGCAGAGATTGAACCACGCCTTCCGCATCGGGGATCCGGTACGAAACGATACCGGAACGTTCCGATCGTTTCCCGGGGGAGATACACTCCATTCCCCGTGCCGCTGTGCCCTGGATTAACTGTTCGGTCAGGTTCATGATGCGCTCATGAATTGCTGCGATTCCAAGTTCGAGAAAGGTTTCCAGAACCTGACACGCGACAACCAGGCCGATAAAGTTCATGGTCCCATGTTCAAACCGCTCCGCCGAATCTGCCAGGTCGAGCTTGTAATCCAGGAAATTCCATGCATCCTTCACGGAGAGCCAGCCCGCGTACGCGGGCTGCATGGTTTTGAAAAGACGGGGGGACGTATAGAGAAAACCCGTACCCATGGGCCACATCAGCCACTTGTGTCCACCGGCGGAGAGGGCGTCAACTCCCCACGTGTCGACGTCCATCGGGGCTACACCAACACCCTGGATTCCGTCCACAACAAACCAGATTCCCTGCTCCTGGCACAGGGATCCGATCTCTGCCAGATCTGCACGAAACCCGTTGGAAAACTGAACATGGCTGATGGAGAACAGACGGGTTCGGGGTGTAATCCTTCGTGCGATTTCGTCCGGAAGGATACGACCGTTTACCGGTTCCACCCAGTCAAGAATCACGCCAAGATTTTCAAGGTTCATGAACGGATAGATGTTCGCCGGAAATTCAATTGGATTGAGAAGAATCCTGTCTCCTTCCTTCCATGGAATGCCGCGGGCAACAATATTCAGGCCCTCCCCGGTATTGGGAAGAAAGGCCACCATACCCGGATCGCGTGCACCGATAAGGCGGGCCATAAGGTTTCGAAAACGCGTTTTAAGCTCGACAAGCTCAGGATAGACATCGACAGGAATTCGGGACCGTCTGCTCCAGTAATCCAGAAGAGTTTCACGTACGGTGGTGGAGAAGGGCGCGACCGCTGCGTGGTTGACATACACGCCTTCGCTGTATGCGGGAAAGAGGGAGCGGAAAGAGAGAAATGGATCATTCATATGTACTCCGTCAGGTGCCTGTAACATTATACGCTGGTTCCACTTTCTCGCTGGATATCGATAGAGATAAGTTGACCCGGAGAAGCCATGCGGTTATGATTCCATGCGTACCTCCATGATCCATTCTTCGATTCCCGACCCTGCCGCGGTCAAACGATCCCGCAATCGTCTTCGTGCCCTGGGCATGACGGACCACCTTTCGCTTGTGATCGTTGCCGTTGTGATCGGTTCCCTGAGCGGAATCGGGGCCATCCTCCTCCGGCTGGCCATTGGAGGTTTCCAGGTTCTCTTCTTCAGCCGGGCTCACCCGGAAATGGAGTTCCTCCAGGCCATGCCATGGTTCATGAAGATGCTGATCCCGGCCACGGGCGGACTCGTGGTCGGTTTTATCATTCAGTACATTGCTTCGGAGGTGAAGGGGCACGGTGTCCCTGAAGTCATGGAGGCCCTGGCACGTAAGGGAGGAATCATCCGGGCCCGGATTGTTGCGGCCAAAATTGTGGGGTCGGCGATCTGTATCGGTTCGGGGGGGTCAACGGGACGTGAAGGCCCGATTGTCCAGACCGGAGCCGCGATTGGATCCACCATTGGTCAGATTTTGAAGATTTCCGGATCGAGGATGCGGACACTGGTTGGATGCGGTGCCGCAGCGGGAATTGCCGCGGCCTTTAATGCTCCGATCGCGGGGGCTCTCTTTGCCCTGGAGGTTGTTCTGGGAGATTTTGCCGTAGCACAATTTTCCCCGATCGTCATTTCGTCGGTGACAGCCACGATCATTTCACGGTACTACTTCGGAAACATGCCTGCCTTTGAAATCCCTTCATATGATCTCGTTTCGGCCTTTGAGATGATTCCCTATGCCCTCCTGGGAATTCTTGCGGGCCTGGCCGGTATCCTTTTTATTCGATTGCTCTACGGAGTTGAAAACCTCTTTGACCATTCCCGGATTCCTCCGGTTCTCAAACCGGCCATCGGAGGCCTTCTCCTGGGTGTGGTGGCCCTGTGGTTTCCCCATATCTATGGTGTGGGATACGAGACAATGGACCATGCGCTGGAAGGATATTTCGGCGGGTGGCTTCTGCTGGCCATCTTTTTTGCCAAGATCGTGGCCACCTCACTTACGCTGGGGTCGGGAGGATCAGGGGGGATCTTTGCGCCTTCCCTCTTCATGGGGTCGATGCTAGGGGGATTTCTGGGCACCTTCGTTCACCACCTCTTTCCTCACCTGACCGCCGGACATGGAGCCTATGCCCTTGTGGGTATGGGAGCCATGGTCGCGGCAACCATACATGCTCCGATAACATCCATCATCATCATCTTTGAGCTGACGAACGATTACTCCATTATCCTTCCTCTCATGGCATCCTGCATCCTGGCTACGCTGATATCCACGCGGCTTCATCCCCTGAGTATTTACACGATGAAGCTTGCCCGCAGGGGGATCGACCTGCAGGAAGGAAAGGATATCAATATCTTTCGAAACCTGAAAGTTGGGGAAACGATGGACGAAGCACCGGTAACTGTCAACCGAGGAGAACCCTTTGAAACGATTGCCCGTCATTTTCTCGCCGGAGGAATTCGTTCCCTTTTTGTAATCGATCGTGAGGATCGTCTGGTCGGGATCATTCCCTTTGACCACCTTCGCCAGAGCCTTCCCGAGTGGCAGGATCTTGAAGCCATCCTGGTTGCGGATGATGTCATGGTTGAACCTTCTGCAATGTTAACGAAAGAGGATACCCTGGACCGGGCGGTGCGATTTTTTGCCCGAACAGCGGAAGAAGAGCTTCCTGTTGTGGATGAAGACGGTGTTCTCGTGGGTGTTGTTTCCCGGAACCGCGCCATCAGCGCCTATCACCGGGAGCTTCTCAAGGAAGACCTTGCCCTCGATATGCGGGAAGGACTGACGGAAGCCATTCAGTCCAGTCAATACCGGCTGTCGGGGCACTTCGTTCTGGCTTCCTTTCCCGTTCCCCGTCCCTTTATTGGAAAGAGTCTGATTCAACTTCAGATCCGTTCACGGTTCAATGTGGAAGTGGTCCTGATTAAGGATGCCGAGGGAAACGAGATTCTGCCGGAAGCGTCCCACAGGTTTCATTCGGGGGAGACGATCTGTGTTGTCGGAGAAAAGAGCCTCGTGGAAGATGTGAAAAGGCTCTGATTTGTTCGTGCAGGTTTCATTGCGAGGGTTTCAGCCCTGTGTTAGGATGACGGGATTGCTAAATCAGGAGGCTAAGAATGAAGACCATGGTCAACAATTCCATCAAGGATGCCTTTGCCGGTGAATCCCAGGCTCACATGAAATATCTTCTCTTCTCCGAAATAGCCGGGAAGGAAGGATTCCCCAATGTGGCGCGTCTCTTTAAGGCGATTGCCTTTGCAGAACAGGTCCATGCCTTTAACCATGCACGGAAGCTGGGCATGGGCGGAACAACCGGAGATAATCTCCAGGCCGGTATCGATGGAGAGACCTTTGAAGTCGAAGAAATGTATCCGGCCTATGACGCCATGGCCAAATCCCTGGATGATAAGGAAGCCCTTCGTACGATCTTCTATGCTCTGGAAGCGGAAAAGGTTCACGCCGTCATGTATCAGGACGCCCGGGAGAGAGTCCTGGAAGGTAAGGATATCGATGGACAGGCTGTTCACGTCTGTTCGGTCTGCGGTTATACACACATTGGGGAACCCCCGGATTGTTGCCCCGTCTGTAAGGTCCCCAGGACACGCTTTCAGATTTTTGCATGATTGCAAAGGGTGTTCCGAAATAGCTCTCTTTCTTGAGGCTGGACTTTGGAAGCTTCCTTAAGCGTTCTTCTTGCTGTTGGTCTTTCCGCAGCCTGCGGATTTCGGGTATTTGTTCCCCTTCTGGTTGTCAGCCTTGCCATGAAAACGGGACACCTCACGCTGGCGCCGGGATTCGAATGGATTGGGTCCTGGCCTGCCCTTCTTGCCTTCGGGATCGCGACGCTTCTTGAGATTGCCGCCTATTTCATTCCCTGGCTGGACAACCTCCTGGATACAATTGCAACGCCGGCAGCCATTGTGGCTGGAATCGTTGTCGCGTCTTCCGTTATTCAGGATATGGATCCCTTCCTGAAGTGGACCCTTGCGGTCATTGCGGGAGGAGGCGCTGCGGGAATGGTTCAGGGATGGACAACCGTAACGCGGGCCGCATCAACTCTGACAACAGGCGGAGCGGGGAACCCCATTTTCTCGGCACTGGAAACCGGGGGAAGCATCCTTCTATCATTCCTTGCAATCCTGATTCCGGTTGCTGCCGGGATTGTCGTACTGGGCATCCTGATTATGACCGCCCGGATCTTCAGGAGACGGGCTCCATCCTCTATCGGGAGGTGACGTGTGGAATGGATAACGATTTTCCAGGTTGATGCTTTTACCGATGAACCCTTTCGAGGCAATCCGGCGGGAGTCTGTTTTCTGGAGACAGAACGGGGGGAGGACTGGATGCAGGCAGTCGCACGGGAAATGAACCTGTCGGAGACAGCCTTCCTGGTTCCTCAGGATGACGGCTACCGTCTTCGATGGTTCACTCCGGCAGCAGAAGTCGACCTCTGCGGCCACGCCACGCTGGCGAGCGCCCATGCCCTCAGGGAAACGGGACGCGCTTCCGAGGATGCCGAACTGCATTTCCATACCTTAAGCGGGCTTCTCACTGCCCGCCGGACGGGAAAGACCATCGAATTAAACTTTCCATCCGAACCTCCGTCGGCCTGCAGCCTTCCCGCCGGGATGGCGGAGGCACTGGGGGTCGATCCGATCTGGACCGGCGCCAACCGCATCGACTTCCTGGTTGAAATTAAGGACGCGGAAGAACTGAGCAGGATCCAGCCCGACTTCCGGGCATTAAAGGCTCTCACATCCCGGGGGGTCATGGTGACCTGTCGCTCCGATCGTGAAGGATTTGATTTTCTTTCGCGCTTCTTTGCTCCTGCCGTGGGAGTGGATGAGGATCCGGTAACCGGTTCCGCTCACTGCTGTCTCGGACCCTACTGGAAGGAGAAGACGGGCCGGAACATCTTTACGGCCTTCCAGGCCTCCTCCAGGGGAGGAACGGTTCGAGTCAGGGTTCTCGATGATCGTGTGATCCTCGGAGGAATGGCCGTAACGGTCTTGAAGGGGGAAGTCCTGTGTCCGAAGAAATGACCCTGTGTTCTCGATGCAGCCGTCCCCTGGGGACGACCTCCGACTGTCCCGAGTGCCTCTCCTTCCTTGCAGGGAAAGGTGCAGATTCCCTCAGCCGGCGGGAGGCAAGGGAGGCGGGACGGAAGGCGGAGCCGTGGAGCCGGGGTCGGGGAAAGAGTGCTCCGGCGGAACTGGTTCAGACGGTGAGGGACCTTGCGGGAATGGTGCGTTCCTATTTTGGGGGCCAGTACACCCGCGTTCCCTGGCCGGTTATCGCTTCCGCCGCCTTTGCCATT is drawn from Thermoanaerobaculia bacterium and contains these coding sequences:
- a CDS encoding DUF4126 domain-containing protein, translated to MEASLSVLLAVGLSAACGFRVFVPLLVVSLAMKTGHLTLAPGFEWIGSWPALLAFGIATLLEIAAYFIPWLDNLLDTIATPAAIVAGIVVASSVIQDMDPFLKWTLAVIAGGGAAGMVQGWTTVTRAASTLTTGGAGNPIFSALETGGSILLSFLAILIPVAAGIVVLGILIMTARIFRRRAPSSIGR
- a CDS encoding PhzF family phenazine biosynthesis protein is translated as MEWITIFQVDAFTDEPFRGNPAGVCFLETERGEDWMQAVAREMNLSETAFLVPQDDGYRLRWFTPAAEVDLCGHATLASAHALRETGRASEDAELHFHTLSGLLTARRTGKTIELNFPSEPPSACSLPAGMAEALGVDPIWTGANRIDFLVEIKDAEELSRIQPDFRALKALTSRGVMVTCRSDREGFDFLSRFFAPAVGVDEDPVTGSAHCCLGPYWKEKTGRNIFTAFQASSRGGTVRVRVLDDRVILGGMAVTVLKGEVLCPKK
- a CDS encoding rubrerythrin family protein, whose protein sequence is MKTMVNNSIKDAFAGESQAHMKYLLFSEIAGKEGFPNVARLFKAIAFAEQVHAFNHARKLGMGGTTGDNLQAGIDGETFEVEEMYPAYDAMAKSLDDKEALRTIFYALEAEKVHAVMYQDARERVLEGKDIDGQAVHVCSVCGYTHIGEPPDCCPVCKVPRTRFQIFA
- a CDS encoding YkvA family protein, with the protein product MSEEMTLCSRCSRPLGTTSDCPECLSFLAGKGADSLSRREAREAGRKAEPWSRGRGKSAPAELVQTVRDLAGMVRSYFGGQYTRVPWPVIASAAFAILYAVNPFDLVPDIIPGLGFVDDTAIITLVLASIRGEIEAYRDWKETGEGEPTEERSRIE
- a CDS encoding chloride channel protein → MRTSMIHSSIPDPAAVKRSRNRLRALGMTDHLSLVIVAVVIGSLSGIGAILLRLAIGGFQVLFFSRAHPEMEFLQAMPWFMKMLIPATGGLVVGFIIQYIASEVKGHGVPEVMEALARKGGIIRARIVAAKIVGSAICIGSGGSTGREGPIVQTGAAIGSTIGQILKISGSRMRTLVGCGAAAGIAAAFNAPIAGALFALEVVLGDFAVAQFSPIVISSVTATIISRYYFGNMPAFEIPSYDLVSAFEMIPYALLGILAGLAGILFIRLLYGVENLFDHSRIPPVLKPAIGGLLLGVVALWFPHIYGVGYETMDHALEGYFGGWLLLAIFFAKIVATSLTLGSGGSGGIFAPSLFMGSMLGGFLGTFVHHLFPHLTAGHGAYALVGMGAMVAATIHAPITSIIIIFELTNDYSIILPLMASCILATLISTRLHPLSIYTMKLARRGIDLQEGKDINIFRNLKVGETMDEAPVTVNRGEPFETIARHFLAGGIRSLFVIDREDRLVGIIPFDHLRQSLPEWQDLEAILVADDVMVEPSAMLTKEDTLDRAVRFFARTAEEELPVVDEDGVLVGVVSRNRAISAYHRELLKEDLALDMREGLTEAIQSSQYRLSGHFVLASFPVPRPFIGKSLIQLQIRSRFNVEVVLIKDAEGNEILPEASHRFHSGETICVVGEKSLVEDVKRL
- a CDS encoding pitrilysin family protein, whose product is MKKFLAVLMLVAALPLFGLTLPKLSIESYTLDNGLTVYLYQDHSTPIVGINVNYKVGSKNEAPGGHGFAHLFEHMMFQGSKNFDDDYFNALQDVGGYVNGATNQDRTRYLEIVPSNYLERALWLEADRMGFLLDAMTQEKLDNQISVVVNEKRQNYDDAPYGKSYGEMLSILYPSDHPYSWSTIGSQEDLEASTMDDVKDFFRTYYTPSNATLCIAGDFDPAEAKRLVEKYFASLPPGTPVAYTASWVPGFDSLKRRVMKDRVNLARITMVWPTVPLYAANDAELDLLARIFGQGTTSRLYQSVLKEKGLVSDIMAYHSSGQLAGYFAVVATALPGKDLAEIEKAVLEELQILLKDGVTAEELSQAKTVYEASFVRALENVGGFGGISDQITAYDHYLGKPDMFQWDLDRYTAIDLKGIMDASRPYLTAPYGVVEVHPYGNLVAAEDTVDRSIKPEGTRAPKLQIPTPNSFTLSNGLKVLALSHTELPLASVHLILPVGSAADPGAKPGVANLTGEMLMEGTRTKTAKEIQEKLDAIGTNLSIGVDRDATIARMSSLTDNLPESLTILFDVIEDPVFPQKELDILKKQLQSQFLRMQDSMYAMASATLYHNLYTGHPYGNLTMGTPAVLETLTVDDLKAFHDAYYQPGIATLVYVGPHSPEELKSLLQPFVKSWKGKDVKLPKLDPAKAPSGKKIYLVDKPGSAQSMVVVAAPGIDRTDKDYVTATLANHLLGGYFMSRLNMNLREDKGYTYGARSRFATYRVPGPWTAGAPVQGDATVPALNEIFKEIQGFQGAIPVTQEEYDRSKNNMILSLPSQLESSSDLAYQLDDIALYNLPLDTINREYDTLKKVSLKQMLDYAKSFLGSANFQIVVVGDKEKLMDSLKAMNFGDIVLCDRLGNPIN
- a CDS encoding zinc ribbon domain-containing protein; the protein is MPVYEYKCRSCNHIDEHLVSMGQDPDSLVCSACGSKDMAKIFSVSNVSSGPNSMKDRPMPCQTDRPYCDPGSCCGGGGCSHD
- a CDS encoding aminotransferase class V-fold PLP-dependent enzyme, whose translation is MNDPFLSFRSLFPAYSEGVYVNHAAVAPFSTTVRETLLDYWSRRSRIPVDVYPELVELKTRFRNLMARLIGARDPGMVAFLPNTGEGLNIVARGIPWKEGDRILLNPIEFPANIYPFMNLENLGVILDWVEPVNGRILPDEIARRITPRTRLFSISHVQFSNGFRADLAEIGSLCQEQGIWFVVDGIQGVGVAPMDVDTWGVDALSAGGHKWLMWPMGTGFLYTSPRLFKTMQPAYAGWLSVKDAWNFLDYKLDLADSAERFEHGTMNFIGLVVACQVLETFLELGIAAIHERIMNLTEQLIQGTAARGMECISPGKRSERSGIVSYRIPDAEGVVQSLQKHNIWAAARSGILRFSPHCTNTPEDIEQILSILHTIRVIS